One window of the Synechococcus sp. CC9311 genome contains the following:
- a CDS encoding 2Fe-2S iron-sulfur cluster binding domain-containing protein — protein MESKQSTITIQWPNGSQSDCSKGDDWLRAAQEAGVHIPTGCLGGSCGACEIEVNGQTVRACISTVPASKSGSLSVEFATDPYW, from the coding sequence ATGGAGAGCAAGCAGTCGACCATCACAATTCAATGGCCCAATGGGAGCCAAAGCGATTGTTCCAAAGGTGATGACTGGCTCAGGGCTGCTCAAGAGGCAGGAGTTCACATCCCCACAGGTTGTCTTGGGGGGAGTTGTGGCGCCTGCGAAATCGAAGTCAATGGTCAAACGGTGCGTGCCTGCATCAGCACGGTGCCGGCTTCAAAGTCCGGTTCCCTTTCCGTGGAATTCGCCACAGACCCCTACTGGTGA
- the psbD gene encoding photosystem II D2 protein (photosystem q(a) protein), whose amino-acid sequence MTIAAGRMPQRGWFDVLDDWLKRDRFVFVGWSGILLLPTAYLSIGGWLTGTTFVTSWYTHGIASSYLEGCNFLTAAVSTPADAMGHSLLLLWGPEAQGDFVRWCQLGGLWAFVALHGAFALIGFMLRQFEIARLVGIRPYNAIAFSGPIAVFVSVFLMYPLGQSSWFFAPSFGVAAIFRFLLFLQGFHNWTLNPFHMMGVAGILGGALLCAIHGATVENTLFEDGEQSNTFKAFEPTQEEETYSMVTANRFWSQIFGIAFSNKRWLHFFMLFVPVMGLWTSAIGIIGLALNLRAYDFVSQEIRAAEDPEFETFYTKNILLNEGLRAWMAPADQPHENFVFPEEVLPRGNAL is encoded by the coding sequence ATGACGATCGCTGCAGGTCGCATGCCGCAGCGGGGATGGTTCGACGTCCTCGATGACTGGCTCAAACGCGACCGATTTGTGTTTGTCGGCTGGTCCGGCATTCTCCTTCTTCCCACGGCCTACCTCTCCATCGGTGGCTGGTTAACGGGAACCACCTTTGTAACTTCCTGGTACACCCACGGCATCGCGTCGTCGTACCTCGAGGGTTGCAACTTTCTCACTGCTGCTGTGTCCACCCCCGCTGATGCGATGGGTCACAGCCTTCTCTTGCTCTGGGGCCCAGAAGCCCAGGGTGATTTTGTCCGCTGGTGCCAGCTTGGAGGCCTCTGGGCTTTCGTTGCTCTCCACGGCGCCTTTGCACTGATCGGCTTCATGCTGCGTCAGTTTGAAATTGCTCGTCTCGTCGGCATTCGTCCCTACAACGCCATCGCCTTCTCAGGTCCGATTGCGGTGTTCGTCAGTGTCTTCCTGATGTATCCCTTGGGACAGAGCAGCTGGTTCTTTGCGCCCTCCTTTGGTGTGGCTGCAATTTTCCGCTTCCTGTTGTTCCTACAGGGCTTCCATAACTGGACCTTGAATCCCTTCCACATGATGGGAGTGGCCGGCATTCTTGGCGGTGCACTGCTTTGCGCCATTCACGGCGCGACTGTGGAAAACACTCTTTTTGAGGATGGTGAACAGTCGAACACCTTCAAGGCGTTCGAACCCACCCAGGAAGAAGAGACCTATTCAATGGTTACCGCCAACCGTTTCTGGAGCCAAATCTTCGGAATTGCGTTCTCCAACAAGCGTTGGCTGCACTTCTTCATGCTGTTTGTGCCAGTGATGGGCTTGTGGACCAGTGCCATCGGCATCATCGGCCTTGCACTCAACTTGCGTGCCTATGACTTCGTGTCACAGGAAATCCGCGCAGCTGAGGATCCTGAATTTGAAACCTTCTACACGAAGAACATTCTTCTGAATGAAGGTCTGCGTGCCTGGATGGCACCGGCTGACCAGCCGCACGAAAACTTCGTCTTCCCTGAAGAGGTTCTGCCCCGTGGAAACGCCCTTTAA
- a CDS encoding MBL fold metallo-hydrolase, with the protein MRSQATYFGANGWLLEIADCRVLVDPWLSGPLVFPPGAWMLRGELPHPWPVPENLDLLLLTQGLADHCHQPSLQLLPRNLPVVGSTAAAKVVKRLGFEHIEPLKPGEKCTVKGLNIEATAGAAVPNVENGYLIDWEGGSLYLEPHGVLDPKLASRPVDTVITPVIDLGLPLAGDFITGASVLPDLIQRFNPRKVLASTTGGGVTFSGLISALLSGAEIKEQPDPRVVTPVPGEPVQLETHAESSERFNAAKP; encoded by the coding sequence ATGAGGTCACAGGCAACCTATTTCGGAGCCAATGGCTGGCTTTTGGAAATCGCTGATTGTCGTGTGCTGGTCGACCCCTGGCTCAGTGGACCATTGGTGTTTCCACCTGGTGCCTGGATGTTGCGCGGCGAACTTCCACACCCCTGGCCTGTTCCGGAGAATCTTGACCTTCTCCTACTAACCCAAGGTCTCGCAGATCATTGCCACCAACCCAGCCTGCAACTGCTTCCGCGCAACCTCCCTGTGGTGGGTTCAACTGCTGCCGCAAAAGTAGTGAAACGTTTGGGTTTTGAACATATTGAACCCCTCAAGCCTGGTGAAAAATGCACCGTGAAGGGGCTCAACATCGAGGCCACAGCGGGAGCAGCCGTTCCCAATGTGGAAAACGGATACCTCATTGATTGGGAGGGCGGGTCGCTCTATCTCGAACCCCATGGAGTTCTCGATCCAAAGCTGGCCTCCCGCCCTGTCGACACCGTGATTACTCCGGTGATCGATCTCGGATTACCACTTGCCGGTGACTTTATTACTGGTGCCAGCGTGCTTCCAGACTTGATTCAACGCTTCAATCCGCGCAAGGTGCTCGCCAGTACAACAGGCGGAGGCGTGACTTTCAGCGGATTGATCAGTGCCCTCCTAAGTGGGGCCGAGATCAAAGAGCAACCTGATCCACGTGTTGTTACCCCAGTACCAGGAGAACCTGTACAACTAGAAACTCACGCTGAAAGTTCAGAACGATTCAACGCCGCTAAACCGTAG
- a CDS encoding DMT family transporter has product MGVIAGLVAALAWTLASSIWRGLSTSLTALELNGLKNVIACALLLPVLLFLPWTNESQALVWLLISGGLGISLGDSFYLAALRRLGTRRTLTLESLAPLIAALGGLVVMGERIEGQAWLGAAMVSLSVVVVARQSPPDGTRERDRTRNVQWQGIVFALLAVLCGVSGAAVSRSVLIRTDLTAWQSAATRLLGGLLLLLPWLRLRTLFPKPQPKNRRWPKVLLATLLGTNLGIVLQQVVLKQLPLGIGITVLSTAPVMALFVAAPEGDHPRAAGVCASLLAVSGIALAVLS; this is encoded by the coding sequence ATGGGCGTGATCGCGGGGTTGGTCGCAGCGCTGGCTTGGACGCTGGCCAGCAGCATTTGGCGTGGCCTCTCCACCTCACTGACGGCCCTCGAACTCAATGGACTGAAGAACGTCATCGCCTGTGCCTTGCTGCTTCCGGTGCTCTTGTTCCTGCCATGGACAAACGAGAGCCAAGCACTGGTCTGGCTGTTGATCAGTGGTGGACTCGGCATCTCCTTAGGAGACAGCTTTTATCTGGCAGCCCTTCGTCGTCTTGGCACAAGACGCACACTCACACTTGAGTCTCTTGCACCCTTGATCGCAGCCCTCGGCGGCCTCGTCGTGATGGGCGAACGAATTGAAGGACAAGCTTGGCTAGGAGCTGCCATGGTGTCCCTATCGGTTGTGGTTGTGGCGCGCCAGAGTCCACCGGATGGAACGCGCGAGCGAGATCGGACGCGCAACGTGCAATGGCAGGGGATTGTGTTTGCCTTACTTGCTGTGCTGTGTGGAGTCAGCGGAGCAGCCGTATCACGCAGCGTTTTAATCCGCACGGATTTAACGGCATGGCAAAGCGCAGCCACTCGCCTGCTGGGAGGGTTACTGCTCTTGCTGCCTTGGCTACGACTGCGCACGCTGTTTCCAAAGCCTCAACCGAAGAACAGACGCTGGCCAAAAGTGCTGTTGGCCACGTTGCTCGGCACCAATTTGGGGATTGTGTTGCAGCAAGTGGTGTTGAAGCAACTACCACTTGGTATCGGCATCACAGTGCTGAGCACAGCCCCAGTGATGGCGTTGTTCGTGGCAGCACCGGAAGGCGATCATCCACGTGCTGCTGGAGTGTGCGCATCACTCCTGGCGGTGAGCGGAATTGCTTTAGCCGTTCTCTCCTAA
- a CDS encoding peptidylprolyl isomerase, with protein MLRSIMRTLLSLAVCLPLLVGCSQSNTASTASVPSGCSQASSPCLQGKAEVELMTTRGAVKLELDGDAAPVTAGNFVDLVKRGVYDGTVFHRVIREPVPFVVQGGDPASSDPSTLKSQYGQGSFIDPDSGQARFIPLELSYQSEDQPRYSRQSTNPSDLQQLKLSHERGAVAMARSQSPDSASAQFYMALKPLPELDGRYAVFGRVTDGLDVVDAIEQDDKLLKAKLLTPGL; from the coding sequence ATGTTGCGCTCAATCATGCGAACGCTTTTATCCCTTGCCGTTTGCTTGCCACTTCTTGTTGGTTGCTCTCAGTCCAATACAGCTTCAACGGCTTCCGTTCCCTCGGGTTGTAGCCAGGCCAGTAGTCCCTGTCTTCAAGGGAAGGCCGAGGTGGAGCTCATGACCACCCGGGGGGCGGTGAAGCTTGAACTCGATGGTGACGCGGCCCCCGTTACGGCCGGAAATTTTGTGGACCTTGTCAAAAGAGGTGTGTATGACGGCACCGTGTTCCACAGGGTGATTCGTGAGCCGGTTCCCTTTGTGGTGCAAGGCGGCGACCCTGCATCTAGCGACCCAAGCACGTTGAAGTCTCAATACGGCCAGGGAAGTTTTATCGATCCAGACAGTGGGCAGGCACGATTCATTCCCCTTGAGCTGTCGTATCAAAGCGAAGATCAGCCGCGTTACAGCCGCCAGAGCACCAATCCCAGCGATCTGCAGCAGCTCAAGTTGAGCCATGAGCGTGGAGCCGTTGCCATGGCTCGCTCCCAATCACCGGATTCGGCCAGCGCCCAGTTCTATATGGCCTTGAAACCGCTTCCCGAGTTGGATGGTCGTTATGCGGTCTTCGGTCGTGTGACCGATGGCTTGGATGTGGTGGATGCGATCGAACAGGACGACAAGTTGCTCAAGGCAAAGCTGCTCACACCAGGACTTTGA
- a CDS encoding Npun_F0494 family protein has translation MTSSITLVSVRALKRARQAMRCLPFRRAFYDELEHKARSSTQLSSQQNWMAISRKPLSPSSTEDDLIWLIQVGVLRREVDGQGLTERVRLTPMGRNLLDDWDGEIPSADVFQVMHHWLRRHRPRL, from the coding sequence GTGACCTCATCCATCACCCTGGTATCGGTAAGGGCCTTGAAGCGGGCGCGTCAGGCCATGCGCTGTCTGCCGTTTCGCCGAGCGTTCTATGACGAACTAGAACACAAAGCCCGAAGCAGCACGCAGCTCAGCAGCCAACAGAATTGGATGGCCATTAGCCGAAAGCCTCTCTCACCCTCGAGCACAGAAGACGATCTGATCTGGCTCATTCAAGTGGGTGTACTGCGCAGGGAAGTGGATGGCCAAGGGCTCACCGAGCGGGTGCGCCTCACTCCGATGGGACGAAACCTCCTCGATGATTGGGATGGTGAAATCCCGTCTGCAGATGTTTTTCAAGTGATGCATCACTGGCTGCGCCGGCATCGGCCGCGTCTATGA
- the psbC gene encoding photosystem II reaction center protein CP43, producing METPFNSGLIATGGKDLDSTGFAWWSGNARLINLSGRLLGAHVAHAGLMVFWAGAMILFEVSHFTFDKPMYEQGVICMPHVATLGYGVGPGGEVTDLFPFFVVGVLHLISSAVLGLGGLYHALRGPEILENYSTFFSQDWRDKNQMTNIIGYHLILLGVGCLLLVFKAMFFGGVYDTWAPGGGDVRLITNPTLDPGVIFGYLFRAPFGGEGWIIGVNSMEDIIGGHIWLGLTCIFGGIWHVVTKPFGWVRRAFIWNGEAYLSYSLGALSFMSFICSAFIWFNNTAYPSEFWGPTNAEASQAQSFTFLVRDQRMGANIGSAMGPTGLGKYLMRSPTGEIIFGGETMRFWDFRGPWLEPLRGPNGLSLDKLQNDIQPWQVRRAAEYMTHAPNASLNSVGGIITEPNSVNFVNLRQWLGAAQFVLAFFFLVGHLWHAGRARAAAAGFEKGIDRQAEPTLAMPDLD from the coding sequence GTGGAAACGCCCTTTAATTCCGGTCTTATCGCCACTGGCGGTAAAGACCTCGACTCCACCGGCTTTGCCTGGTGGTCCGGCAATGCTCGACTCATTAACCTGTCCGGCCGACTGCTAGGTGCCCACGTGGCCCATGCCGGTCTGATGGTGTTCTGGGCCGGAGCCATGATTCTGTTTGAGGTGAGTCATTTCACCTTCGACAAGCCGATGTATGAGCAGGGTGTCATTTGCATGCCCCACGTAGCCACGCTCGGCTATGGCGTTGGTCCTGGCGGTGAGGTCACTGATCTCTTCCCCTTCTTCGTGGTGGGTGTTCTGCACCTAATCAGTTCTGCCGTGCTCGGCCTAGGCGGGCTGTACCACGCATTGCGCGGTCCGGAGATTCTGGAGAACTACTCCACATTCTTCTCCCAAGACTGGCGCGATAAAAACCAGATGACCAACATCATTGGTTATCACCTGATCCTTCTTGGCGTTGGCTGCCTCCTTTTGGTCTTTAAGGCCATGTTCTTTGGCGGCGTCTACGACACCTGGGCCCCAGGTGGTGGAGATGTTCGTTTGATCACGAATCCAACTCTTGATCCAGGTGTGATCTTTGGTTATTTGTTCCGAGCTCCGTTTGGTGGCGAGGGCTGGATCATCGGTGTGAACTCCATGGAGGACATCATCGGTGGACACATCTGGCTTGGTTTGACCTGCATCTTCGGTGGCATCTGGCACGTCGTCACCAAGCCTTTCGGCTGGGTGCGTCGCGCCTTCATCTGGAACGGTGAGGCTTATCTGAGCTACAGCCTTGGAGCGCTGAGCTTCATGAGCTTCATTTGTTCAGCCTTTATTTGGTTCAACAACACCGCCTATCCCTCCGAATTCTGGGGACCAACCAACGCCGAAGCCTCTCAAGCACAGAGCTTCACCTTCCTTGTGCGTGACCAACGCATGGGCGCAAACATCGGTTCGGCCATGGGCCCCACCGGTCTTGGTAAGTACCTAATGCGCTCCCCCACAGGTGAAATCATCTTTGGTGGTGAAACCATGCGTTTCTGGGATTTTCGCGGTCCTTGGCTTGAGCCCCTTCGTGGGCCCAACGGCCTGAGCCTCGACAAACTCCAAAACGATATTCAGCCTTGGCAGGTACGCCGCGCAGCTGAATACATGACACACGCTCCTAATGCCTCGCTCAACTCTGTTGGAGGCATCATCACCGAGCCAAACTCGGTGAACTTCGTGAACCTTCGCCAGTGGCTGGGTGCAGCGCAATTTGTGCTCGCCTTCTTCTTCCTGGTGGGTCACCTCTGGCACGCAGGCCGCGCGCGCGCAGCCGCTGCTGGTTTCGAAAAAGGAATCGATCGTCAAGCAGAGCCCACCTTGGCAATGCCTGACCTCGACTGA
- a CDS encoding photosystem I assembly protein Ycf4, whose product MAAELLEQPVLGSRRLSNILVALMVTIGGIGFLFASLSSYLGRDLLPLGHPAGLVFVPQGLIMGLYSLAAALLASYLWAVITINVGSGSNRFDRSAGVVTISRRGFRQPISVEIPIKDIQAVKVEVRDGFNTRRRVSLRVRGRRDMPLTRVGEPLPLAQLEQDGAELARFLGVNLEGL is encoded by the coding sequence ATGGCCGCTGAACTGCTCGAACAACCCGTCCTGGGCTCACGCCGGCTTTCGAACATTCTCGTTGCCCTGATGGTCACGATTGGCGGTATTGGTTTTTTGTTTGCGTCCCTTTCCAGCTACCTGGGTCGTGATCTCCTGCCATTAGGCCATCCCGCTGGCTTGGTGTTTGTTCCTCAAGGACTGATCATGGGGCTGTACAGCCTTGCTGCAGCCCTTCTCGCCTCCTATCTGTGGGCAGTCATCACGATCAACGTTGGCTCGGGTAGCAACCGTTTTGATCGCTCCGCCGGTGTCGTGACAATCTCAAGACGTGGATTTCGTCAGCCGATCAGCGTTGAGATTCCCATCAAAGACATCCAGGCGGTGAAAGTTGAGGTGAGAGATGGCTTCAACACACGACGCCGTGTCTCGCTTCGTGTTCGCGGAAGACGAGACATGCCTCTCACCCGTGTTGGCGAGCCTCTCCCTCTGGCCCAGTTGGAACAGGACGGTGCCGAGTTGGCACGTTTTTTAGGTGTGAATCTCGAAGGACTTTGA
- the ilvN gene encoding acetolactate synthase small subunit, translating into MKHTLSVLVEDESGALSRIAGLFARRGFNIDSLAVGPAETNGQSRLTMVVEGDEHTLQQMSKQLDKLVNVLQVLDLSQLPAVERELMLMKVSAPAEQRSAILELVQVFRAKVVDVADDALTLEVVGDPGKLVALERLMAPYGILEIARTGKVALERASGVNTELLKAAISGGRVPA; encoded by the coding sequence ATGAAGCACACCCTGTCCGTCCTGGTGGAGGACGAATCCGGCGCTCTAAGCCGTATCGCCGGCCTCTTCGCTCGACGCGGCTTCAATATCGACAGCTTGGCGGTAGGTCCTGCTGAAACCAACGGTCAATCGCGGCTCACCATGGTGGTGGAGGGCGATGAACACACCCTTCAGCAAATGAGCAAACAGCTCGACAAGCTGGTGAACGTGCTCCAGGTACTCGATCTCTCGCAGCTGCCCGCTGTGGAACGGGAGCTGATGCTGATGAAGGTGTCAGCACCGGCGGAACAACGCAGCGCCATTCTTGAGTTGGTGCAGGTCTTCCGCGCCAAAGTGGTAGACGTTGCCGATGACGCTCTCACCCTGGAAGTAGTGGGGGATCCGGGCAAATTGGTGGCCCTAGAGCGCCTCATGGCTCCCTACGGAATCCTGGAGATTGCCCGTACCGGAAAGGTTGCCTTGGAGCGCGCGTCAGGGGTGAACACCGAATTGCTAAAAGCCGCCATCAGCGGCGGGCGTGTGCCCGCTTGA
- a CDS encoding cobyric acid synthase produces the protein MTAKPALMVLGTSSGAGKSLMTAALCRVLRRRGETPLPFKGQNMSNNAWVDQAGGEMAYSQALQAWAAGLEPECAMNPVLLKPQGDSTSELIHLGHSVGSARAEHYYRDWFKPGWKAIRQGLEALQSSHPGGRLVLEGAGSPVEVNLQKRDLTNLRLAQYLRAHCVLVADIERGGVFAQIVGTLNLLRPVERPLIKGLLINRFRGRRELFDEGQRWLEANTGVPVLGVMPWLDELFPPEDSLDLLERRGRKRSAELNIAVLKLPSLSNFSDLDPLEAEPTVQLRWVAPGEELGLPDAVVIPGSKQTLRDLAAILNSGLGAALQAYNTGGGHVFGICGGMQMLGDELCDPEGLEGGAPSGNTSQAGLGLLPLRTVFSADKALRQRSSAALWPGGSHALEIEGFELHHGLTTINNASETCKPLCRDEELGWVKPFSDHGGLVAGTYLHGVFESGPWRRRWLNQLRERKGLAPLSEQQPHHSRQRDALLDRLADAFEQHINLEPLLNSSNG, from the coding sequence ATGACCGCAAAACCTGCACTCATGGTGTTGGGCACCTCAAGCGGTGCCGGAAAATCGTTGATGACTGCTGCGCTCTGCAGAGTGCTGCGCCGCAGAGGTGAAACACCCCTGCCCTTTAAGGGACAGAACATGAGTAACAACGCCTGGGTGGATCAGGCCGGAGGCGAGATGGCCTATTCCCAAGCTCTTCAGGCCTGGGCTGCTGGGTTGGAGCCTGAGTGCGCGATGAACCCTGTGTTGCTCAAACCTCAGGGCGACTCCACCAGTGAACTGATCCACCTCGGTCACAGTGTGGGATCCGCTCGCGCAGAGCACTATTACCGCGACTGGTTCAAACCGGGCTGGAAGGCGATTCGTCAGGGCCTAGAGGCATTGCAAAGCAGTCATCCAGGCGGTCGCCTTGTGCTCGAGGGCGCTGGAAGCCCAGTGGAGGTGAATCTTCAAAAACGTGATCTCACCAACCTGCGCCTCGCCCAATATCTACGAGCGCATTGTGTTCTCGTCGCAGACATTGAAAGGGGAGGCGTGTTCGCGCAAATCGTGGGCACATTGAACTTGCTGCGCCCGGTGGAACGCCCTCTCATCAAAGGGCTTTTGATCAATCGTTTTCGCGGCCGGCGTGAACTTTTTGATGAGGGTCAACGCTGGCTTGAAGCCAATACAGGCGTGCCGGTGTTGGGAGTGATGCCATGGCTGGATGAGCTTTTCCCCCCGGAGGATTCACTCGACCTCCTCGAACGACGAGGGCGCAAACGCAGCGCAGAACTCAACATCGCCGTACTCAAGCTGCCGTCTCTAAGCAACTTCTCTGATCTCGATCCGCTGGAAGCCGAACCCACCGTTCAGTTGCGCTGGGTCGCCCCGGGCGAGGAGCTTGGCTTGCCAGATGCCGTTGTGATCCCAGGCAGCAAGCAAACTCTCCGAGACCTTGCCGCCATCCTCAACAGTGGGCTTGGAGCTGCACTTCAGGCCTACAACACAGGAGGTGGGCATGTATTTGGCATCTGCGGCGGCATGCAGATGTTGGGCGATGAGCTTTGCGATCCCGAGGGTCTGGAAGGCGGTGCCCCATCCGGCAACACCAGTCAGGCAGGCCTGGGCCTTTTACCGCTTCGCACAGTGTTCTCTGCAGACAAGGCGTTACGTCAACGCAGCAGTGCAGCCTTGTGGCCTGGCGGTAGCCATGCACTCGAAATTGAGGGCTTTGAACTGCACCATGGCCTTACCACGATCAACAACGCGTCTGAAACCTGCAAACCCCTGTGCCGTGATGAGGAGCTGGGTTGGGTGAAGCCTTTCTCGGATCATGGGGGACTGGTGGCAGGCACCTATCTCCATGGAGTCTTTGAAAGCGGCCCTTGGCGGAGACGCTGGCTGAATCAGTTGCGGGAGCGCAAAGGATTGGCGCCGCTCAGTGAACAGCAACCGCATCACAGCCGGCAGCGAGACGCACTGCTTGATCGCCTCGCTGATGCCTTCGAGCAACACATCAATCTCGAGCCACTTCTGAACAGCTCAAACGGTTGA
- a CDS encoding helix-turn-helix domain-containing protein, translating to MQELRPLLLHINSTVDFASVLDRQLKDACVLPLERGSIKGSVKVLPLPNIRLCLIESNREIAICANRSLGKVTFTIDLSFKPSSSSIVAQGVSLSRPAIFGFNSSLKDLDLHINSYSRLCSIVVPVKYLSFILRQYRCLDLSEFFDRYNVFTSELVSSRLAPMLKKLFLSSSSLEAPFTAQHLENEIMSTLIQCFVDNQSRKLGVVIGRKERHEAAMKVLSMTSNSPRIPLEIKDLSMLLHQSRSSLFSGCKEKFGMSPVVVVRSVRLHQVRHALLNTEFCMQNNLDGVIDIANYFGFAGRSHFTRYYKQQFLETPRQTLVARRDSEKKF from the coding sequence GTGCAAGAGTTAAGACCGCTTTTGTTGCATATTAATAGTACGGTTGATTTTGCCTCTGTATTGGATAGGCAGTTGAAAGATGCATGTGTTTTGCCTTTAGAGAGAGGCTCTATCAAAGGTTCGGTTAAAGTCTTGCCGTTGCCAAATATTCGTCTTTGTTTGATTGAGAGCAATAGGGAAATCGCTATTTGTGCTAATCGCTCGCTCGGCAAAGTTACTTTTACGATTGATCTTTCTTTTAAGCCGTCTTCTTCATCGATTGTTGCTCAGGGCGTAAGTCTTTCAAGGCCCGCAATATTTGGATTTAACTCCTCGTTGAAAGATCTTGATTTGCATATAAATTCTTACTCTCGTTTATGTTCAATTGTTGTTCCGGTCAAATATCTTTCGTTTATTTTGCGTCAGTATCGCTGCCTTGATTTGAGTGAATTTTTTGATCGCTATAATGTTTTTACGAGCGAGCTTGTTTCTTCGAGACTTGCTCCTATGCTTAAAAAACTTTTTTTATCAAGTTCCTCTCTAGAAGCTCCGTTCACGGCACAACATCTCGAAAATGAAATCATGTCAACTTTAATTCAGTGTTTTGTTGATAATCAAAGTAGAAAACTTGGCGTCGTCATCGGTAGAAAAGAGAGACATGAGGCGGCTATGAAGGTTCTTTCTATGACAAGCAATTCCCCACGGATTCCCTTGGAAATCAAAGACTTATCGATGTTGCTGCATCAATCCAGGTCGTCACTCTTTAGTGGATGCAAGGAAAAATTCGGGATGTCTCCTGTAGTGGTCGTTAGATCTGTGCGTTTACATCAGGTTAGGCACGCCCTTCTGAACACAGAGTTTTGCATGCAAAACAATCTTGATGGTGTTATTGATATTGCTAATTATTTTGGTTTTGCAGGTCGCTCCCATTTCACTCGATACTATAAACAGCAGTTTTTAGAGACTCCCCGTCAAACCCTTGTTGCTCGACGTGATAGTGAGAAAAAATTTTAA
- a CDS encoding nucleoside triphosphate pyrophosphatase codes for MLLLASASPARRRLLEQAQIPHQVMVSGVDEDQIHHPDPAQLVQLLAEAKASAVKLKVEQSAELNVSIKAVLGCDSVLAFEGEVFGKPVDAAEAVARWQRMRGKWAELHTGHCLIPPSFAPTTEGRAPEMQCTCVTTRVLFANLTDVEVEDYVASGEPLQCAGGFALEGRGGCCVEQLAGCYSNVIGLSLPLLRRWLSLS; via the coding sequence GTGTTGCTGTTGGCATCTGCGTCTCCTGCCAGGCGCCGTCTGTTGGAGCAAGCTCAGATTCCCCATCAGGTGATGGTGAGCGGTGTGGATGAAGATCAGATTCACCACCCTGATCCCGCTCAGTTAGTGCAGTTATTGGCTGAGGCCAAGGCATCCGCCGTGAAACTGAAAGTTGAGCAGAGTGCGGAGCTCAACGTATCGATCAAGGCCGTTCTCGGTTGTGACTCGGTGCTCGCGTTTGAAGGCGAGGTGTTTGGTAAGCCTGTGGATGCGGCAGAGGCCGTCGCGCGCTGGCAACGGATGCGCGGGAAGTGGGCTGAGTTGCATACCGGACATTGTTTAATCCCTCCATCCTTTGCACCTACAACAGAAGGCCGAGCCCCTGAGATGCAATGCACCTGTGTCACGACCCGTGTGCTGTTTGCCAATCTCACGGATGTGGAAGTTGAGGATTACGTGGCTTCAGGGGAGCCTTTGCAGTGTGCTGGTGGCTTCGCCCTCGAAGGACGCGGTGGCTGCTGTGTGGAGCAACTGGCTGGCTGCTATTCGAATGTGATCGGCCTCAGCCTTCCCCTGTTGCGACGTTGGCTTTCTCTCTCTTAG